The nucleotide window AGAACACTTTTATAGTGATTTAGTTTACAGTGATGGCTCAACCAAATCAGGTGACAGTCGATATTGAGGACGACGAGCCAGCAGAGGCTGCGCCGCGTCACAATGCACTACACAGGCTCGATTCAGTTTCCAGACCAACAGTTCCGAATAGAAATAACCTGGGCCTCGGAGATCGCCTCAACAGTGTATTCAGAGAAATCAGACCTCTCGTAGAAAATGCTCGTATGGTACGTAACGTTTAATTCTAAACAATGATTGATTGTTGTGATGCAATAGACAGCAACCAAAAAATGTTAGCCTTGGTGATGTTTTTTATACGATTACGCCGCAATAACAAAGGTTTTAATGAGCACCATAGGACCATCTTTATAAGgttaattgtgtttatttaatagttattgAATTATATcgctatttcataacattaaacTCTGCACAGAAGTAATTCATTTCTTTATATCAACAGGGAAATAACGCACGGCTGTCCCTGCCCACATGGTTGCCGAGGAATACGCCGGGCACACATCAGATTGTAGATCTTGGTGCTCAAAGGCCACAGAGCTCTATAGCTCATGTAAACTTAGGGCCAAATGCTCAAACTTATATTGTTAATGAACGGGGAACTCCACCCACTCACCGGTCACAGTCTACCAGCCATGGGATGAGCAACAGTGCTTCCAATGACTCCAACTTGTCGGAACAGGAGCAAGAACACCCAGAGATCAATGTGTCGGTGAATCCGGccaacaataacaatatacatGACAATGCGGATAATGATAGTCAAAGTGAAGATGGAACACAACAGGtaagatattgtaaaatataatcttttatttttcaggACATTATTATGTCCTGGTATTGGTTGCTTCCATTTATTGTCATTATTATCATCAGCAACCACATATATGAGAAATACAAgtataagaaaaacaatttcaagTATATCTAGTTAGTTCTCAAGCAGCAAAATTATGTGaatacatttttcaattttatagaaggaaaaaatctttcatattgGTATAATTTTAGCACATTATAGTAGGTACTATATTGTTATATTGTTACTCATGGCCCCCACACAAAATTAAAACCTACTTTGTCATGGCAAATACTTTGTAACTAAACAAAATATGACAGTGGCATGACAAGTAATAATAACAGGAAgtgtttattattatatgtagctCAAAGATTCTTTGAAATTAGTTAATATGACATACCTAGCTTTGttagctaaataaaataaactatgtgCTTATGAGTACGAAGAAGGCTTATACTCTATGAAGATTATGTAAACAAGAGATTAAAGACTATGTGTGTAAGATTATGATAATCAAGTCATTGCATTCTTAAACTAtctttttaatattgaattgtCTGTACATTACTGTGAACCAATTTCTATATTACTATAACAAAACAATAGCCACTTTATCTTTGAGTACACTTACGGTTGGACTGCATAAATATGAtgcaactaaataataattaagcaaTGACTAATGAAACATGTTTATATGTATTTCTTCATTCAGACCTTTGATTTTTTCTACAATTTTCTACATAACTTGGCATAGCTCCATGATAAATAATTCAACTGTAAATGACGAATATCATAGAAGGAAATAAAGGCAGGGAGAGGGAATATTTTGCCAAAACATTGGGTGCCATAGTTATCCATTTAATTAGATAACTATTAAATTGTCCAATTTAATGTGGTTTTATAGTCTCACGGTCAGTACGCAATGCGTCGTTTGAGAATGCGTCGGTATCTTTTACCGTTCTATAATAACGACATAATATATAACCATGCACAATGCACATACTTACGTTCTGGACATCACTTGACGAAACGCAACGACCATTACCGTTGGCAAATTGCGCGTGATAGATATACATAGTTTAGTCAAACAGATCTTTTCCATTGGGTGACAAGGCTATCCTACGCTCTTGAAAATGTATAAAGCCTTACAAAACCCAGTCCTCAGGCTAGTCCAGGCTTTCAGGGCACTGCAAACAAGACCCAATCGCTATTGTAGATTCGCTTCTCAAAATTTTTACAATAGGGACATTCTCTTTACGGTGTTAAAGACCCCTAAATGGGTAGAAAAAATCTGGTTGACGTAGGTCATAGGCCCCCATATAAAATTTCGTCGTCGCCAACGCGAGCGGTATAATGGCGCTACTATAAAACCACCTTTCTATGTTTGTTATCATTGCCGACGTCAGAATTCCACGAACTCATTAGAAAGCTAATTTGCAAAAGTTGGCCTTTATTTCTTAGAAATCTGGGTCTCAAAAACGTATGGCGTGGTTTAGTAGTTGATACTGTTGAAGGAGTTCTTATATCTAATCGTACTGGctgttacagtatttattttttatatttcaaatatttttatatgtcacttgacttgtcaaaatttcactcaataaaaatttttccctttacataatatcgtatttttcaattacaactattttacaacaaatggTTATGGGCCCAGCCCTACCAATGTTGTAATTGTAACGCATATGTGTTAAAATGTCGCACGGTGATACAaatgtagttccctcgggatccGGGGCATCCATTCTTTCTGTAAAAAGTTTATGCGAGAAAAGTGGCTATCCGGAATGGAAATTTAAGATGCGCATGTACTTAATGCACGAAGACCTTTGGTCTACCATAGAGGGATACGGTGCCGATGACAACACGTCGATCAGCGTGAAGAAGGCTAAAGAGATAAAAGCTTTCACGAAGATGTGTTTAACTTTACATGGCGGTGCTATCACACATGTCCGTTCTTGTAATACCGCAAAAGAGGTATGGGACACTTTAGCAAATGCGTATGAAGATAAAGGCATGGGAAGGAGACTTGCGCTAGAGCGAAAGCTTTATAGATACGAGTTGAAGCAGTTTGTTTCTATTGAGGAGTATATAAATGCCGTTACTGGCACTGTCCAAGACTTGGCAGATATAGGTCGTAAAATTGACGATTTATCTATTGGTGCGATATTACTCGGTGGATTGCCAGAAGAATATGATCCCCTTGTGATGGCCCTAGAAAACTCTTACGTGGACATAACGTCACAACTCGTGAAGCAGAAGTTACTTAATGAAAGCGCAAAACGTGAGTCGAGGGAGTTAGTTTTTGCTTCTAAATTGTCGAGAGCGAAGAAGATTGTGTGCTACCGATGTAAGGAGCCTGGACATAAAAGTCCGAATTGTCCGCAAAAGAAAAAAGGACAAAAGTCAAAGCAAGGATATGTCAAGGAATCGACATTAATGTCTTTTGGTGCTGGAGGAAGTATAAGTTCGTCGGATTGGTACGTGGACAGTGGCGCCTCCACACATATGTCATGCAAAAAGGAATGGTTTTCTAACTTCAATTCTAATGTTGAGAGTAAAGTAATAACTTTGGCCAATAATAAGAAGGTTTCTTCGACAGGCATTGGTGATGTACAGttgttaaagaaaaataacttagaaTTAAGTAGTATTAAAAACGTTCTTTTTGTTccagaattaagcacaaatttaATTTCTGTAAGTAAGGCAGTTGACAAAGACATTACTGTAGTTTTTGATAAAAGAGGATGTAACATGTACAACAATAACAACGTAAAGGTAGTTGGCAAGCCAGTAGGGCACGCAACACGCAATGTTGGTGGGTTGTACAGACTCGATCATATACCTATTTGCCCGGCAAGCGCAATGGTTGGCGATGTACATACTTCTTCGAGTTTGTGGCATCGCAGACTAGGACATTTATGCCGCGCTGCGTTGGAACACCTGCGTCATGGTCAAGCAAAAGGTATTGAATATTCTTCTTTAGATAAAAACCCTTGTGTAGCTTGTATAGAAGGAAAACAGTGtagaaaacccttcaaaactATTGAGTATAAGAAAGGTACTAGAATGTTGGAGCTTATACATTCTGACGTTTGTGGTCCTTTTGATGTTTTTTCTTTAGAATCGAACAGATATTTACTCATTTTTGTAGACGATTTTTCTAGaatgattttttcttattttatacgCTTTAAAGCGGATgttaagaaaaagtttttagagTTTGAAGCTCTTGTTGAGAGAGAAACTTCTCTTAAAATAAGAAACTTACGTACTGACAATGGCGGTGAGTACGTCAATGCTGAGTTCGAAGCTTATCTTGCTTCAAAAGGAATTAGGCATCAGACCACTGTTCCATACTGTCCTGAGTCTAATGGGGTTGCTGAGAGGACAAATAGATCCTTAGTTGAAAAAGCTAGGTGTATGCTGCAAGATAGTGGCCTACCCAAGACTTTTTGGCAAGAGGCGGTACGTACAGCTACTTATCTTAAAAATAGATGTCCACACAGAGCTTTAGAAAACCGTACTCCGTATGAGCTATGGTATAACAGGAAGCCAGATCTTGCTCATTTACGTGTTTTTGGTTGTCGTGCATACGTAAATGTACCCGCTTGCGATCGTCATAAGCTAGACCCGAAAGCAAAGCAGTATATATTCGTTGGGTATTGTGATGACAACAAATCGTATAGATTTCGAGATCCTATTAATGTTAGGAAATCCATTAAAGGACGGGATGTAGTATTTTTGGAGAATTGTTTTTCAGATACGGTTCCGAAAAAGAATGAGTCACCTGGTCGTGACATTATTCTCTCTTCTGATACCAATATTTTACAGGTCCAAGGCAGCTCAGCAATAGAGTCAGCCTTGAATGATGATCCTGTGGCAAGTACAAGTAGTGCTCCTGCTGTACCTACACCACCAGCTCTACCTATTTCTCCTCTTCCTGAAACTTCTATAGTTCCTGCTGAGGAAGAAGTAGTGCCTGTGGAAACTGGTATGAGGTACAATTTGAGGGATAGAAAACCTGTAAATTATCGCTGTACTGTCTGTTGTTCGACGATGCTAAGTGGTGAGTTAACAGACGAACCTTATTCTTATTCTGATGCTCTTTCAAGACCTGATAAAGCTAAATGGATAGCTGCTATGGAAGACGAATACAACTCCTTGATGACCAACGGTACTTGGACCTTAATAGAGAACAAGGGTCAGAAAGTTATACCGTGTAAATGGGTCTTCAAGTTAAAACGTGATTCCGAAGGTAACGTTTGTAGATACAAGGCACGTTTGGTAGCTAAAGGTTTTCATCAGAGTTATGGTATTGACTATGAGGAAACTTTTTCACCGGTTGTTCGTTATTCGTCGCTGAGAGTTTTAATTGCGTTAGCAGTTGAACAGAATTTGAAAATGCATCATTTAGACATAGACACTGCTTTTTTGTACGGTAAACTTGAAGAGAATGTGTTCATGGTACAACCtgaaggttttattgttgaaggcGAAGAGACAAAAGTGTGTCATTTGAACAAATCGCTTTATGGTCTCAAACAGGCAGCTAGAGCCTGGAATAAACGTCTTGATAAGGTACTTCTGGACTTAGGCTATAACAGATTACAGTCTGAGCcctgtatttatttgaaacgaggtcctgaaaatatttccattctAGCAGTATACGTAGATGACTTAATATTTATCTATGATAATGAGATTGAGCTATCTTACTTAAAGAACggtttgacaaaatattttggtgttaAGGATTTAGGTGAACTCAGCTATTGCCTTGGTTTGCATATCGCTAGGGAAAACGGAACTAACGATGTGAAGGTAGACCAAAAACGGTATATTTTAGAGACTTTGAGTCGTTTTAATATGTCGGAGTGCAAGACTGTAACCACTCCTATGGATGTAAGCATTGACCTGCGTTCTCAAACTGAATCGGCTGGCAATGTTCCCTACCAAAACTTAATTGGTTGTCTTATGTTTTTAGCTATCAATACTAGGCCTGATATTTTGTTTGCTGTTAGTTTTCTTAGTCAATTTAATCAGAATCCTATGCAGGCACACTGGACTGCGGCTAAGCGTGTCTTGCAGTATCTGAAAGGTACGTTGGATTATGGACTAACTTTTAAAAGAACTGGTGAACCCTTATGCGGTTTTGTCGACGCTGACTGGGCCAACGGCAGTGACAGAAGGTCGTACACAGGTTACGTTTTTAAATTAGCTAATGCACCAGTGTCGTGGGAATGCAAAAAACAGCCTACAGTAGCATTGTCATCGACTGAAGCCGAGTACATGGCATTAACTAGTGCTGCTAAGGAAGCTGTGTTTTTACAACGCCTTATTGGAGAAATAACTGGTGAGTCTTATGTAGTTACACTTTGTAACGATAACCAAAGTGCTCAGAAGTTGGCGCAGAACCCGGTCCACCATAATCGGACCAAACATATTGATGTCCGATATCATTTTATTCGAGAATTggtcgaaaataataaaataaaactatcatattTGCCAACTGACAGGATGTTAGCGGATATTTTAACCAAAGGGTTGAGTCGTTGCAAACATCAGCGTTGCGTGTCAGATATAGGCTTAATGATATcttaagttgtttttattttatttaaataagaattgattgttttgtttttaagttttgactAGGTACTCTcgtgttgtttttataatttactttgtgAAAAGTACAGTCAGGTAAATTTAAGTATGTTTATTGTAAGTACAGTCGAGGACATTTATAAGTTTACTTGTTTGTACAGTCATGCACGATTAAAGGGAGGATGTTGAAGGAGTTCTTATATCTAATCGTACTGGctgttacagtatttattttttatatttcaaatatttttatatgtcacttgacttgtcaaaatttcactcaataaaaatttttccctttacataatatcgtatttttcaattacaaCTATTTTACAACAGATACTTCGCTGAAGTCAAACGTTATTCATTACGCTTAATTTTAGTCTAGTTACAGGCGTCAGACAGAATCTAGACACTAATATTAGAAAGCTGAAGAGATTGCttttttgaacgcgctaatatcaGTAACTTCtggtcagatttgaaaaaatctttcagtgttagataagtCATTTATCGCGGAAACCTAAAGCAATTTTTTATGCCAGTGcgtgaagtagtttccacgggacgcgggtgaaaccactggcagacgCTGGTATGAATATACATCAATCTCACAGGTACTAATGCccgttatttatttgttagtatGAATAGGAACAATAAGCATTAATACTTTATTCAAGACAATACTCGAGCCCCTAGCGGTATGATAACAAAAgggttttaattaaagtttagcTTTCATTGAGCATGGATAGCGTAGCCAGTGGTTGTTCGTAATTTTCATGGATATCATTACTGAATAGGTATTGAATAAAATCATGGTGGGGTGCTATTATACATTTCGTGTTTTATGGTGGTTTGTAACATTAATGAGTGTAAAGTGTAGtaataaaagtattgaattaCTAGACTAACGTGCCGTATCGTTTCTTTCAAAAGTTGACGCACCATTTTTACAGTCGTTCTTAGGCCATAACTCCTCCTACCAGAGGGTGTGCGTGAAATGTTGCTGTTGGTGTTGACCTAAAGAATTAAAGtctaatatacctatataatgttCATTCAAGATGAATAAATACTTGACCTTTTCTCTTGATGAGAGTGGTATTGAAAATACTAATAGACGACGAAACTTTACCAATCGGTAAACTTTCGTGATGTCGTGCGGCTAATCGTTCTGTTTTCAATCGTCTAACTTTCTTTGAATATTATTAAGTAGAGTTGCCACGAATAGTGATTTGGCCGAATACGGAATATTCGGCAGCACTGTCGGCCGAAGGGCCGAATATTCGGcgcaaaataggtacatattgttGAGCACGTGCCGCGCCGTGCGTAGGTAAACAATAGAGACAAGTCGCAACCTGTCTTCCTTATTCCCGCTTAGATCGGAAGGCTGAtccttatagttcggccattcagagaatgcgttcctgacacgtcgcgattgaactgacgacgtaactacattcattgattattgatataataatgttgttttaatgctcctcaattgttaaaacggtaaacaaccagcaaaaatatttttatcgtaactgcaacgccattgcaaagttacgtcgtcagttcaatcgcgacgtgtcaggaacgcattctctgaatggccgaactatagtggtgGTCAGCAAACGAAAAACAGTACCCAAACCTGTCGAAATTCGCTAAAGTTTATCTTTCTTCTCCAGGGAGTAGCGTGTATAGTGAGAGGTTATTTTCAGAAGCTGGTATCATTTACGACGAAAAACGTAATCGTTTGTTACCAACAAATGCTGAAAAGCTGGTTTTTATtcatcacaattttttttttgtaatatgtcgtcttttttttcatgttttaataTTCGGTATTCGGCCGAATAATACGTACTATTCGGCCGAATAGGCCGAATACCGAATAGTTGCCGAATATTCGTGGCATCTCTATTATTAAGGCTAACACGAGCCCCTTTCTCATGCATCTAAACAATATCGCGCCTAAAAACACGTGACGCCATTCAGTAATGTGGCTGTGTCATAGCTTGGCGgatcgatatttttttaccgTAATTAGATATCAATAAAAGTTAACGAGGTACTGAACTGTTGGCGTTACGTTTTGTTTGAGGTTTTTTACACAAGGAAAATGGATTGTACGATAAAACAGACAGAAGAATACATTTTCAGTTCTTTTGTTTACCTGTACGTAGGTAGataggtatatacctaccttatacaataattttgtacttaccattttttttatttcatgaaattacATCGATCAATAATTTTCTACCAACAAAGAAAATCACAAAACTACGCAGCAACAAAACTGGTGCAGATTTTCCCGCGTATTTAACGTAACCGCCATATTGTCGTGCATATTTAACGCGGGAATTTCCCTCGCTATTCCAGGTGGTCGACGTTCGGGCGACACTGAACTTACTTCTACGATACGCACCGTTTTACTTCTTGCTGTTCATCAAATTCATGTACGACAGTCGAGAAGGCATCTTCACGTTTATTATACTGTTCTGCACGTTCACACATAGCAACAGTCTTGTTAGGAGGTAAGTGGACCTTTTTTGTgtcgttttatttgaaaacatcaCGCTTTAATTCATTCGAGTGATGCCAGCCGTGTGATAGGCCAACACACTTTGAGCGTTAATGCTCGTGTCTGCTTAACTGCCGGTATGTAAAGACTCTGTTGGGAAACTAAGCATATGTCTTATTATTTGAGGTGTTTTGCAGCAGTATTTACAGTCGTTCAAAATAACCATTCCTACAATTCATTCCCATTTGAAACTTTTTGATTATAGGATCGTGTTATGTATGTTGCCACACCAAAAAAAAACCACAGACAATTTTACCAACTAAAACCTTCACACAACTTTCAGAGAACATGGAAAACAGATGCACCGGAGCATACTAGCGTTATTCAGCGAGCTAGTTTTCACTTCCAGTTGCATAGTTATAGTGCACTTCCTCTTCGGCCATGGCAAGTTGTTACCCAACGTGGTCATGTTTCCCGGGTATACGGAGCTCGATGTATGGGAACTGTTGTGGCTGGTGGTCCTTACTGACTTGATAGTCAAGATTATTACTGTGGATATCAAGATCTTGGTCACCATGATGCCGGCGTTTATATTGCCGTTTCAGAAGAGGGTGAGTTTGGTTTTTTGGATAGAATTGTGTTGTTCTTCTTCAGCTTCGATAAGAATTgccactttaaaaaataatatatcgggtgtgtcgttcataatcacattaaatgaaatgcgtttatatactggttaatatatgattaacagaaataaaaaagaaatatacgtaaaaataaaaaaaataatttttcaaacaaagttaatagaataaaaatgtgcgaaaattagaacaccatataaaagtcagtcattacaaacaactgaaattctcccttgaaaactgacagctatcaactgagcaaaacattcgatactcctaactttatctctgctttacacatgatgttgtaaattataaaaacgaaaaatgccTCCTAtgtttaaaccactgaatggattaggttatttttttttacaattcgtcatagaatatcataaagtatatgtaataggatttaatgtgattatgaacgacacactctgtataccTTGCCTTGTCAGTCTTCAAATGGCTTTAGTGTCCATAAATTCTCTCAAAGTAAcgaattttaaaattctttcaatatttttttctccgtTATAAAGGCGACTATGTtagttgtatattttttttttcatttgggATGCccatctaaaacaaaaaaaaactccttCAATTTCCAGGGTAAAGTATACCTATTCACGGAGGCGGTCTCCCAATTGTACCGCTCGTTGCTCACCATACAGCCGTGGATATTCTACCTGATGCAGTCGTACGAGGGCTCCGAGAAGATGGTGGGCATGTTCCTAACGTCCGTGTATGTCATCGCGAAGGTCATTGAGGTGTTGGTCCGGTTGAGACTGTTTAAGAATGCTACTTGGACCTTGTTACAGAGCGTGGTGAGTTTACTCAAATAAGTTGTTTTTGTACTGTACTTATGTTCTCTGCGCAGATTAGGGGACAAAAGTCGTATATAGATAGATGTTCTAAGTGATGTGGTATTTTTCTGTGCTAGATATCacttaattcatttaaattggaaTATCGTTATAGCTAGCTGCTGTTAGTATAATAACGATTCTTTGCACCCTTTAATTTCTGTGAAAAGCTTCAGTTTTCGGATATTGGTCAATGATTCAATCACCACATAACCTGATATACCTTTTTGTAGCATCTctctaaaatatatatttttttatcctcAGAATCTCGGCACAAAACCAACATGTGAACAACTGCTCTCCGCCGGCGATTCCTGTCCCATTTGCCACGACGACTACTCGACGCCAGTCCGATTGGGCTGCAGTCACATCTTCTGCGAACTGTGTATCTCTGCCTGGCTGGACCGAGAACATACCTGCCCACTGTGCAGGGCTAAGGTAGCTGATGAACCTACCTGGAGAGACGGATCCACCACATACGATTTTCAACTCTATTAACCGGTTTAGTTGGGAGGTTGTGACCAATTTTGAGTGTAGCTCTGCAACTCCTCCTGGTGAGATAGGATCGGATTGCACAATTCAGAATTtgcaaatttttcaaaatatggaTGCGcgaaaaattccaaaaaaaaaaccttgattTATTTTGGTACATAGTGCATTTCAAAAATGTTGTCACCTTACGGGACTGTTTTATCTACGTATGT belongs to Helicoverpa zea isolate HzStark_Cry1AcR chromosome 11, ilHelZeax1.1, whole genome shotgun sequence and includes:
- the LOC124634214 gene encoding RING finger and transmembrane domain-containing protein 2, whose protein sequence is MAQPNQVTVDIEDDEPAEAAPRHNALHRLDSVSRPTVPNRNNLGLGDRLNSVFREIRPLVENARMGNNARLSLPTWLPRNTPGTHQIVDLGAQRPQSSIAHVNLGPNAQTYIVNERGTPPTHRSQSTSHGMSNSASNDSNLSEQEQEHPEINVSVNPANNNNIHDNADNDSQSEDGTQQVVDVRATLNLLLRYAPFYFLLFIKFMYDSREGIFTFIILFCTFTHSNSLVRREHGKQMHRSILALFSELVFTSSCIVIVHFLFGHGKLLPNVVMFPGYTELDVWELLWLVVLTDLIVKIITVDIKILVTMMPAFILPFQKRGKVYLFTEAVSQLYRSLLTIQPWIFYLMQSYEGSEKMVGMFLTSVYVIAKVIEVLVRLRLFKNATWTLLQSVNLGTKPTCEQLLSAGDSCPICHDDYSTPVRLGCSHIFCELCISAWLDREHTCPLCRAKVADEPTWRDGSTTYDFQLY